The following proteins come from a genomic window of Sardina pilchardus chromosome 1, fSarPil1.1, whole genome shotgun sequence:
- the LOC134063574 gene encoding butyrophilin-like protein 10 gives MAYLSAALLVACMSLLLLNYIQLYGTNSENFQVVGPDGPLSAVAGEDLVLPCSLKPRMSAEGMTVEWLRLDHQGQSSIVHLYKNRTDLNTDQMPSYRGRTSILPGELEKGDASLHLKKLRVADTGYYKCLIVSKDYGYISIQLNVIAVGSQPVIAVDRVDGEGLSLVCQSSGWNPEPAVDWLDGEGRRLPADPTEWNSDGFRVKRRLLVENWKKNSKYTCRVSRADKMEEAIFHINEGWFQVSKQPIVIASLVAVLLALICGFLLFLLCGGAERLREGNWSTNY, from the exons AGAATTTCCAAGTTGTTGGTCCAGATGGTCCTCTTTCTGCTGTCGCTGGTGAGGATCTGGTCCTTCCCTGCTCCCTGAAGCCCCGTATGAGTGCTGAAGGGATGACTGTGGAGTGGCTCAGACTGGACCACCAAGGACAGAGTTCCATAGTGCACCTTTATAAAAACCGCACTGATTTGAACACCGATCAAATGCCGTCTTACAGGGGCAGAACATCCATCTTGCCGGGAGAACTTGAGAAAGGAGATGCGTCGCTACACCTCAAAAAACTACGTGTGGCCGATACAGGATACTATAAATGCTTGATAGTGTCTAAAGACTACGGTTATATCTCCATACAACTCAATGTTATAG CCGTAGGCTCACAGCCAGTGATTGCTGTGGATAGAGTTGATGGTGAAGGACTCAGCTTAGTGTGTCAGTCCTCTGGATGGAACCCTGAGCCGGCAGTTGATTGGTTGGACGGTGAGGGGCGGAGACTACCAGCTGACCCCACAGAGTGGAACTCTGATGGGTTTAGAGTCAAGCGACGCCTCCTTGTGGAGAACTGGAAAAAGAACAGCAAATACACCTGTAGAGTTTCCCGGGCTGACAAGATGGAAGAGGCCATCTTTCACATCAATG AAGGATGGTTTCAGGTCTCAAAACAGCCAATAGTCATTGCTTCATTAGTGGCTGTGCTTTTGGCTCTGATCTGTGGGTTTCTTCTGTTTTTACTCTGTGGGGGAGCAGAGAGATTGAG AGAGGGTAATTGGTCGACTAACTACTGA